Proteins co-encoded in one Thermochromatium tepidum ATCC 43061 genomic window:
- a CDS encoding response regulator, producing MSVPCVAGTEPSKRVEPERRAQILVVDDDPDLRALLADYLARQGLEVAVAEDGRAMDAWLARTPADLIILDLMLPGEDGLTLTRRLRSQSDIPIIMLSARGEAVDRIVGLEVGADDYLSKPFDPRELLARIRAVMRRHSSAGPKCDEVICFGPYRLYPGLRELRRGDAVVALTRSEMDLLQVLATNAERVLDRDLLLDLLKGYERSPFDRSIDVQIARLRAKIEPEIKSPRYIRTVWGRGYMFTPAGIP from the coding sequence ATGTCCGTGCCTTGCGTTGCTGGCACCGAGCCATCGAAGCGCGTCGAGCCCGAGCGCCGCGCCCAGATCCTGGTCGTCGATGACGATCCCGATCTGCGTGCATTGCTGGCCGACTATCTGGCACGTCAGGGCCTTGAGGTGGCGGTAGCGGAGGATGGCCGGGCGATGGATGCCTGGCTGGCGCGCACACCCGCAGATCTGATCATTCTGGATCTGATGCTGCCGGGTGAGGATGGTCTGACCCTGACGCGCCGACTGCGCAGCCAGAGCGATATCCCGATCATCATGCTCTCGGCGCGCGGCGAGGCGGTTGATCGCATCGTCGGCCTGGAGGTCGGGGCCGATGACTATCTGTCTAAGCCCTTTGATCCGCGCGAGCTGTTGGCACGGATCCGCGCCGTGATGCGTCGCCATTCGTCCGCTGGACCTAAGTGCGATGAGGTCATCTGTTTTGGTCCCTATCGTCTGTATCCAGGTTTGCGCGAACTGAGGCGCGGTGATGCTGTGGTCGCCCTGACCCGGAGTGAGATGGACCTGCTCCAGGTGTTGGCCACCAACGCCGAGCGGGTGCTGGATCGTGACCTGTTGCTGGATCTGCTCAAGGGCTATGAGCGCTCGCCCTTCGATCGCAGCATCGACGTCCAGATTGCGCGTCTGCGCGCCAAGATTGAGCCCGAGATCAAGTCGCCGCGCTATATCCGTACCGTCTGGGGGCGGGGTTATATGTTCACCCCGGCGGGCATACCATGA
- a CDS encoding class I SAM-dependent methyltransferase gives MLTPEQLSALRRDIRFSVQLGGRTLEFCTTWGLFSPREIDEGTRLLLDHLHIEPGDDCLDLGCGYGPIGLTLAALAPQGRTLLVDKDFVAVDYANLNARLNRLDNAEARLSNGFDQIEPERRFDLIASNVPAKVGKELLAILLHDAHARLRPGGRLYLVTINGLRQYMKRNLTEVFGNYDKLKQGAHYTVALARRT, from the coding sequence ATGCTGACGCCTGAACAACTTTCCGCCCTGCGCCGCGACATCCGGTTCTCGGTCCAACTCGGCGGACGTACCCTCGAATTTTGCACGACCTGGGGCCTGTTCTCGCCGCGCGAGATCGACGAGGGCACCCGTCTGCTGCTCGATCATCTCCACATCGAACCGGGCGACGACTGTCTGGATCTCGGCTGCGGCTATGGCCCGATCGGTCTGACCCTGGCGGCACTCGCCCCCCAGGGCCGCACGCTCCTGGTCGACAAGGACTTTGTCGCCGTCGATTATGCCAACCTGAACGCCCGGCTCAACCGGCTCGACAACGCCGAGGCACGCTTGAGCAACGGTTTTGACCAGATCGAGCCGGAACGACGCTTCGACCTGATCGCAAGCAACGTCCCGGCCAAGGTCGGCAAGGAACTCTTGGCGATCCTACTGCACGACGCCCATGCCCGCCTGCGCCCCGGCGGTCGGCTCTATCTGGTCACCATCAATGGACTGCGCCAGTACATGAAGCGCAACCTCACCGAGGTCTTCGGAAACTACGACAAGCTCAAACAGGGCGCGCACTATACCGTGGCCCTGGCACGGCGCACATAA
- a CDS encoding HypC/HybG/HupF family hydrogenase formation chaperone translates to MCLAIPARVTHITRIDPAIDTATVDLGGVAREVSIALVPEVEVGDYVLVHVGYALNRISQEEAEETLRLMAEMTRLLDDEMDQADPGALPA, encoded by the coding sequence ATGTGTCTCGCCATTCCGGCTCGCGTCACCCATATCACGCGCATCGATCCTGCCATCGACACGGCGACGGTCGATCTGGGCGGGGTCGCGCGCGAGGTCTCGATCGCGCTGGTTCCAGAGGTGGAGGTCGGTGACTATGTCCTGGTGCATGTCGGCTATGCGCTCAACCGCATCAGCCAGGAGGAGGCCGAGGAGACGCTCCGGCTGATGGCCGAGATGACGCGCCTGCTCGATGACGAGATGGATCAGGCCGACCCAGGCGCCTTGCCGGCATGA
- the hypD gene encoding hydrogenase formation protein HypD produces MKYLDEFRDRQLARQLAAAIAAAVDPGREYRLMEFCGGHTHAIFRYGIQQLMPPNLRFVHGPGCPVCVLPMARLDQAIAMTHEHGVTLCTYGDLMRVPASRRQTLLKAKAAGADVRMVYSTQDVLRIARDEPGRQVVFLAIGFETTTPPTAVAILQARAEGLKNLSVLCNHVLTPPALRAILELAGPEGVRLDGILGPSHVSTVIGTRPYAFVPHEFGVPVVIAGFEPLDVMQSVLMLVRQINTGRCEVENQYSRAVSESGNVRALELMASVFVTRPSFEWRGLGFLPESALALAEDYADLDAERRFPVRVEGGHEIKGCECPAILRGLKEPTECRLFGTLCTPDNPMGACMVSSEGACAAYWGHRSHRPSSGRNP; encoded by the coding sequence ATGAAATACCTCGACGAATTCCGCGACCGGCAGCTCGCGCGCCAACTGGCCGCGGCCATCGCCGCCGCGGTCGACCCCGGGCGCGAATACCGCCTGATGGAGTTCTGCGGCGGACATACACATGCCATCTTCCGCTATGGCATCCAGCAGCTGATGCCGCCCAATCTGCGCTTCGTCCACGGGCCGGGCTGTCCGGTGTGTGTGCTGCCGATGGCACGGCTCGATCAGGCCATCGCCATGACGCATGAGCATGGCGTAACGCTCTGCACCTATGGCGATCTGATGCGCGTGCCGGCGAGCAGACGTCAGACGTTGCTCAAGGCCAAGGCCGCTGGTGCCGATGTTCGCATGGTCTATTCGACCCAGGATGTGCTGCGGATCGCGCGCGATGAACCCGGGCGTCAGGTAGTGTTCCTGGCCATCGGCTTCGAGACCACCACCCCGCCCACGGCGGTCGCCATCCTCCAAGCACGCGCCGAGGGCTTAAAAAACCTGTCGGTCCTCTGCAACCACGTCCTCACCCCGCCCGCGCTGCGTGCCATCCTGGAGCTGGCCGGACCCGAGGGCGTGCGGCTCGACGGCATCCTGGGGCCCTCGCATGTGAGCACGGTCATCGGCACCCGGCCCTACGCCTTCGTGCCGCACGAGTTTGGGGTGCCTGTGGTGATCGCCGGCTTTGAGCCGCTCGATGTCATGCAATCGGTCCTGATGCTGGTGCGCCAGATCAACACCGGTCGCTGTGAGGTCGAAAACCAATACAGCCGCGCCGTCAGCGAATCCGGGAATGTCCGAGCCCTGGAACTCATGGCCAGCGTCTTCGTCACCCGCCCGAGCTTCGAGTGGCGCGGACTCGGGTTTCTGCCCGAGAGTGCGCTGGCGCTCGCCGAGGACTATGCCGATCTGGACGCCGAGCGGCGCTTTCCGGTCAGGGTCGAGGGAGGCCACGAGATCAAGGGTTGCGAATGCCCGGCCATCCTGCGCGGTCTCAAGGAGCCGACCGAGTGCCGACTGTTCGGCACCCTCTGTACCCCGGACAACCCGATGGGCGCCTGCATGGTCTCGTCCGAGGGCGCCTGCGCGGCCTACTGGGGCCATCGATCGCACCGACCATCTTCAGGACGAAACCCATGA